The Primulina eburnea isolate SZY01 chromosome 8, ASM2296580v1, whole genome shotgun sequence genome contains a region encoding:
- the LOC140839598 gene encoding bHLH transcription factor RHL1, with amino-acid sequence MQPTSRELPEMNNLNPLVSLREIHNSQMSTSSHFDPTSSHDDFLDQMFSSVPSSASSFPWPEDHAPPPCHMEEQSTALLASKLRQQQISHGAAKALMLQQQLLLSRGLAVNDLRSQSAADIGFLNIPHADQDDVIDGSCYQSANPDQDDSIKSLFNGFTGSIGHSSNQPQHLLHSQGGALQSHKFGGAAAPEMNQPAASGTSGGGTAGQPKQRVRARRGQATDPHSIAERLRRERIAERMKSLQELVPNANKTDKASMLDEIIDYVKFLQLQVKVLSMSRLGGAGAGAGAGANPLVADMSSEGGRNGNGTKTASSSNNNDGMTVTEHQVAKLMEEDMGSAMQYLQGKGLCLMPISLATAISTSTCHTRSHHPLVSASNNNQLLNGEAGGPTSPSVSALTVQSATIAANGGGETSLKDANSVSKP; translated from the exons ATGCAACCCACTAGCAGAGAACTGCCGGAAATGAACAATCTGAACCCACTTGTATCTCTTCGAGAAATCCACAATTCCCAGATGTCAACGTCTTCCCACTTCGACCCAACCTCGTCCCACGACGATTTTCTCGACCAAATGTTCTCTTCCGTGCCTTCATCTGCCTCTTCCTTCCCATGGCCTGAAGACCACGCGCCGCCCCCATGTCACATGGAGGAGCAGTCCACGGCGCTGTTGGCTTCGAAGCTCAGGCAGCAGCAGATAAGCCACGGTGCTGCCAAGGCTTTGATGCTTCAGCAGCAGTTATTGCTCTCCCGAGGCCTCGCCGTCAATGACCTCCGTTCCCAGTCCGCTGCCGATATTGGGTTTCTCAATATCCCTCATGCTGATCAAGACGACGTCATTGACGGTTCCTGCTACCAATCTGCTAACCCT GATCAAGATGACTCAATCAAATCTCTATTCAATGGCTTCACCGGATCAATCGGGCATTCTTCAAATCAGCCTCAACATCTCCTCCACTCCCAG ggTGGAGCATTGCAATCCCATAAATTCGGTGGAGCAGCGGCGCCGGAGATGAATCAGCCGGCGGCGAGCGGTACGAGCGGTGGTGGGACAGCAGGACAGCCGAAGCAGAGGGTGAGGGCAAGGCGAGGACAGGCTACTGACCCCCACAGTATCGCCGAAAGA TTACGGAGAGAGAGAATCGCGGAGAGGATGAAGTCCTTGCAGGAGCTTGTACCTAATGCTAACAAG ACAGACAAAGCCTCAATGCTGGATGAGATCATCGACTATGTCAAATTCCTACAGCTCCAAGTCAAA GTTCTGAGCATGAGCAGATTGGGTGGTGCTGGTGCTGGTGCTGGTGCTGGTGCTAACCCCCTAGTTGCCGATATGTCCTCCGAG GGAGGAAGGAATGGTAACGGAACAAAAACGGCGTCATCATCGAACAACAACGACGGCATGACGGTGACGGAGCACCAGGTGGCGAAGCTGATGGAGGAAGACATGGGTTCCGCCATGCAGTATCTTCAAGGAAAGGGTCTTTGCCTCATGCCCATCTCACTCGCCACCGCCATCTCCACCTCCACGTGTCACACCAGGAGCCACCACCCCTTAGTCTCCGCCTCCAACAACAACCAACTACTCAACGGCGAGGCTGGTGGTCCCACTTCCCCTAGTGTGTCGGCTTTGACCGTACAATCCGCAACCATTGCTGCTAACGGCGGCGGAGAAACCTCGCTCAAAGACGCCAATTCTGTTTCCAAGCCGTGA
- the LOC140839599 gene encoding NADP-dependent glyceraldehyde-3-phosphate dehydrogenase-like, translated as MAGSGAFAEILDGDVYKYYADGEWKKSSSGKSVAIVNPTTRTTQYKVQACTQQEVNKVMETAKVAQKSWAKTPLWKRAELLHKAAAILKGHKTPIAEALVKEIAKPSKDSLTEVVRSGDLISYCAEEGVRILGEGTFLVSDSFPGNERTKYCLSSKIPLGVVLAIPPFNYPVNLAVSKIAPALIAGNSLVLKPPTQGAVACLHMVHCFHLAGFPKGLISCITGKGSEIGDFLTMHPGVNCISFTGGDTGIAISKKAGMVPLQMELGGKDACIVLEDADLDLVAANIVKGGFSYSGQRCTAVKVVLVMESVAEELVEKVKSRVAKLTVGAPEDDCDITPVVSESSANFIEGLVMDAKEKEATFCQEYKREGNLIWPLLLDHVRPDMRIAWEEPFGPVLPVVRIGSIEEGIHHCNASNFGLQGCIFTNDINKAMLISDAMETGTVQINSSPARGPDHFPFQGIKDSGIGSQGIRNSINMMTKVKSIVINLPSPSYTMG; from the exons ATGGCGGGGAGTGGAGCTTTTGCGGAGATACTGGACGGAGATGTGTATAAGTACTACGCCGATGGGGAGTGGAAGAAGTCCTCTTCTGGGAAGTCTGTTGCTATCGTTAATCCCACCACGAGAACTACTCAGTACAAGGTTCAAG CTTGTACGCAACAAGAGGTGAACAAGGTTATGGAAACTGCGAAAGTTGCACAGAAATCATGGGCCAAGACCCCTCTCTGGAAGCGTGCGGAGCTCCTTCACAAAGCTGCTGCTATCCTCAAAGGGCACAAAACCCCAATTGCGGAGGCTTTAGTCAAAGAAATTGCAAAACCTTCAAAGGATTCTCTCACTGAG GTTGTCAGGTCCGGTGATCTTATTTCTTATTGTGCCGAGGAAGGAGTCAGAATTCTGGGAGAGGGAACATTTCTGGTATCCGATAGTTTCCCAGGGAATGAAAGAACCAAATATTGCCTCAGTTCTAAG ATTCCCCTCGGTGTCGTTTTGGCTATCCCACCTTTTAACTATCCTGTAAACCTTGCTGTCTCCAAAATCGCCCCTGCACTCATTGCAGGAAATTCCCTAGTCCTCAAGCCTCCAACTCAG GGTGCAGTGGCTTGCCTTCACATGGTACACTGCTTTCACTTAGCCGGATTTCCGAAAGGCCTTATTAGTTGCATCACAGGAAAAGGCTCTGAAATTGGTGATTTCTTGACAATGCATCCTGGGGTAAACTGCATCAG CTTCACAGGAGGTGACACTGGCATTGCGATTTCAAAGAAAGCCGGGATGGTTCCTTTGCAGATGGAGCTAGGAGGAAAAGATGCTTGTATCGTGCTTGAGGATGCTGATTTAGATTTGGTTGCTGCTAACATTGTAAAAGGAGGTTTCTCTTATAG TGGTCAGAGGTGCACAGCTGTGAAGGTGGTCTTGGTGATGGAATCGGTGGCTGAGGAACTCGTTGAGAAAGTAAAGTCAAGAGTGGCTAAATTGACTGTTGGTGCACCCGAGGATGACTGTGATATCACCCCAGTTGTCTCAGAATCGTCTGCAAACTTTATCGAGGGACTTGTGATGGATGCCAAAGAGAAAGAAGCAACGTTTTGCCAAGAGTACAAGAGGGAGGGAAATCTCATTTGGCCGTTGCTATTAGATCACGTGAGACCTGACATGAGGATTGCGTGGGAGGAGCCGTTTGGACCTGTTTTACCCGTCGTTAGGATCGGTTCAATTGAGGAAGGTATCCATCACTGCAATGCTAGCAACTTCGGTCTTCAG GGTTGTATCTTTACCAATGATATCAACAAGGCAATGCTGATCAGCGACGCCATGGAGACCGGAACCGTGCAAATCAACTCGTCTCCGGCTAGGGGTCCAGATCATTTCCCTTTCCAG GGTATCAAGGACAGTGGAATAGGATCTCAAGGCATCAGAAACAGTATCAACATGATGACCAAAGTGAAAAGCATTGTAATAAACTTGCCGTCGCCTTCGTACACTATGGGCTAG